One window from the genome of Leptospira levettii encodes:
- a CDS encoding type II toxin-antitoxin system antitoxin SocA domain-containing protein has protein sequence MEKLLHAILWILEKSPNGRARLDLAKLLYYSDGVHFQKHAEMITRGDYIHLEDSPYPVKLNEALLYLKEKGHIEVVPKIEGNGIQGFALRFLKPIDGLIISKEEKRVMMKVVEAFRGRVVDENRHYPNLYENYVVTPLFDSIPFSVARINTKIHVLVQKSLLNLSGKMFRVLFERSE, from the coding sequence ATGGAGAAACTTTTGCATGCGATCCTTTGGATCCTCGAAAAATCACCGAATGGAAGAGCCCGCTTGGATTTGGCGAAGCTCCTCTACTATTCGGATGGTGTTCATTTCCAAAAACATGCGGAAATGATCACAAGAGGAGACTATATCCACTTAGAAGACTCTCCCTACCCCGTCAAACTGAACGAAGCCCTTTTGTATTTAAAAGAGAAAGGCCATATTGAGGTGGTCCCGAAAATTGAGGGGAATGGCATCCAAGGTTTTGCCTTACGTTTTCTAAAACCAATCGATGGACTCATCATTTCTAAGGAAGAAAAACGAGTGATGATGAAAGTTGTGGAAGCCTTCCGGGGACGAGTGGTAGACGAAAACCGCCATTATCCCAATTTATATGAAAATTATGTCGTTACACCCTTATTTGATTCCATTCCGTTTTCGGTCGCAAGGATCAATACGAAAATCCACGTCCTTGTACAAAAAAGCCTTTTGAATCTATCGGGCAAAATGTTTAGAGTTTTATTTGAGAGGTCAGAATGA